A part of Augochlora pura isolate Apur16 chromosome 1, APUR_v2.2.1, whole genome shotgun sequence genomic DNA contains:
- the Tara gene encoding SERTA domain-containing protein 2 taranis isoform X2: protein MMGLQATAGKRKLEGGVGCMEFDMDMGESPSKLGRVEGSWWAMEDTYTQPLGQNQASYYEMEVSPPCLQINPCQPTSASQQQQQQQQQQHQASQQQQQQQQQQQQHSTTPTSAPPASTVAHLHHHPQHYYHHQRGANSPVGSNGYSQLSRPQPQWGAPHHYEPPTIRREENGKSYLELGSSYRANERCCEGSRSSWCRRGRACYRQRRLAVLNISMCKLARYRQFPDPSLHRSVLICNTLRHLEREMERDRSPPPMEPVIPAPIAQLQPPEQGRLTPFPMPPTSSNETDVDSGIGDSDDSRSINWGSVLSLSSQSPLDPLNNNELLDVDIGPDLDLDFMPGWKLTPLSADDILRSTTAQEQQHQQHQQQHHQQQQHLATPASGSCGSSNMGSACATAGNSSSTHESLMCVGS, encoded by the coding sequence ATGATGGGTCTGCAGGCCACGGCAGGAAAACGTAAACTGGAGGGAGGTGTGGGCTGCATGGAGTTCGACATGGACATGGGCGAGAGCCCATCGAAGTTGGGCCGAGTGGAGGGTAGCTGGTGGGCGATGGAGGACACTTACACGCAGCCGCTGGGCCAGAACCAGGCGTCTTACTACGAGATGGAAGTGAGCCCGCCTTGCCTGCAGATAAATCCATGTCAGCCGACATCGGCGAgtcagcagcagcagcagcaacagcagcagcagcatcaGGCGtcgcagcaacagcagcaacagcagcagcaacagcagcagcattCTACGACGCCGACCTCGGCGCCGCCGGCGTCGACGGTGGCGCATCTGCATCATCATCCCCAGCACTACTACCATCACCAGCGTGGAGCCAACAGTCCAGTTGGCAGCAACGGTTACAGCCAACTGTCGAGGCCGCAGCCACAGTGGGGCGCGCCTCACCATTACGAGCCGCCGACGATACGGCGAGAGGAGAACGGAAAGAGTTATCTGGAGCTTGGCTCGAGTTACCGGGCGAACGAGAGGTGCTGCGAGGGCTCGAGGTCGAGCTGGTGCCGGCGCGGCAGAGCCTGCTACAGGCAGAGGCGGTTGGCCGTGCTGAACATCTCGATGTGCAAGTTGGCGAGGTACCGCCAGTTCCCGGACCCGAGCCTGCACCGGTCCGTTCTGATCTGCAACACGCTCAGGCATCTCGAACGGGAGATGGAGAGGGACAGAAGTCCGCCACCCATGGAGCCGGTGATACCAGCGCCGATCGCTCAACTGCAACCTCCCGAGCAGGGCAGGCTGACGCCGTTCCCGATGCCGCCGACCTCCTCGAACGAGACCGACGTCGACTCCGGCATCGGCGACAGCGACGACAGTCGCTCGATCAACTGGGGCAGCGTGCTGTCGCTATCGAGTCAGTCACCGCTGGACCCCCTGAACAACAACGAGCTGCTCGACGTCGACATCGGTCCGGACCTAGACTTAGACTTCATGCCCGGATGGAAGCTGACGCCCCTTTCCGCCGACGACATCCTTAGGAGTACGACGGCGCAGGAGCAGCAACACCAGCAGCATCAACAGCAACACCACCAGCAACAGCAACATCTAGCCACGCCGGCCAGCGGTAGCTGCGGCAGCAGCAACATGGGCAGCGCCTGCGCGACCGCGGGAAACAGCAGTAGTACGCACGAGTCGTTGATGTGCGTTGGATCATAG
- the Tara gene encoding SERTA domain-containing protein 2 taranis isoform X1 has protein sequence MWCDVGQSCAMMGLQATAGKRKLEGGVGCMEFDMDMGESPSKLGRVEGSWWAMEDTYTQPLGQNQASYYEMEVSPPCLQINPCQPTSASQQQQQQQQQQHQASQQQQQQQQQQQQHSTTPTSAPPASTVAHLHHHPQHYYHHQRGANSPVGSNGYSQLSRPQPQWGAPHHYEPPTIRREENGKSYLELGSSYRANERCCEGSRSSWCRRGRACYRQRRLAVLNISMCKLARYRQFPDPSLHRSVLICNTLRHLEREMERDRSPPPMEPVIPAPIAQLQPPEQGRLTPFPMPPTSSNETDVDSGIGDSDDSRSINWGSVLSLSSQSPLDPLNNNELLDVDIGPDLDLDFMPGWKLTPLSADDILRSTTAQEQQHQQHQQQHHQQQQHLATPASGSCGSSNMGSACATAGNSSSTHESLMCVGS, from the coding sequence AGTTGTGCAATGATGGGTCTGCAGGCCACGGCAGGAAAACGTAAACTGGAGGGAGGTGTGGGCTGCATGGAGTTCGACATGGACATGGGCGAGAGCCCATCGAAGTTGGGCCGAGTGGAGGGTAGCTGGTGGGCGATGGAGGACACTTACACGCAGCCGCTGGGCCAGAACCAGGCGTCTTACTACGAGATGGAAGTGAGCCCGCCTTGCCTGCAGATAAATCCATGTCAGCCGACATCGGCGAgtcagcagcagcagcagcaacagcagcagcagcatcaGGCGtcgcagcaacagcagcaacagcagcagcaacagcagcagcattCTACGACGCCGACCTCGGCGCCGCCGGCGTCGACGGTGGCGCATCTGCATCATCATCCCCAGCACTACTACCATCACCAGCGTGGAGCCAACAGTCCAGTTGGCAGCAACGGTTACAGCCAACTGTCGAGGCCGCAGCCACAGTGGGGCGCGCCTCACCATTACGAGCCGCCGACGATACGGCGAGAGGAGAACGGAAAGAGTTATCTGGAGCTTGGCTCGAGTTACCGGGCGAACGAGAGGTGCTGCGAGGGCTCGAGGTCGAGCTGGTGCCGGCGCGGCAGAGCCTGCTACAGGCAGAGGCGGTTGGCCGTGCTGAACATCTCGATGTGCAAGTTGGCGAGGTACCGCCAGTTCCCGGACCCGAGCCTGCACCGGTCCGTTCTGATCTGCAACACGCTCAGGCATCTCGAACGGGAGATGGAGAGGGACAGAAGTCCGCCACCCATGGAGCCGGTGATACCAGCGCCGATCGCTCAACTGCAACCTCCCGAGCAGGGCAGGCTGACGCCGTTCCCGATGCCGCCGACCTCCTCGAACGAGACCGACGTCGACTCCGGCATCGGCGACAGCGACGACAGTCGCTCGATCAACTGGGGCAGCGTGCTGTCGCTATCGAGTCAGTCACCGCTGGACCCCCTGAACAACAACGAGCTGCTCGACGTCGACATCGGTCCGGACCTAGACTTAGACTTCATGCCCGGATGGAAGCTGACGCCCCTTTCCGCCGACGACATCCTTAGGAGTACGACGGCGCAGGAGCAGCAACACCAGCAGCATCAACAGCAACACCACCAGCAACAGCAACATCTAGCCACGCCGGCCAGCGGTAGCTGCGGCAGCAGCAACATGGGCAGCGCCTGCGCGACCGCGGGAAACAGCAGTAGTACGCACGAGTCGTTGATGTGCGTTGGATCATAG